The following nucleotide sequence is from Methylocystis iwaonis.
AAGGTATATTGCCACCGCAGCAGCCCACTCGATTTTGACCTTCGAATGGTTTTCGCTGATCGTATTATTTCCGTGCAACCGATAGCTTAGCAGCTTCTCGTCAATGTACTCGATGATCTTACCGTGCCCGACCAACCTCAGAAAGAAGTCCAAGTCATGCGCATAGCGAAGATCCGCGAAATAACCAACTTCACTGAACAGGCTACGCCTCGCTACTAGGTTGGAGGTCGTCATAAAAAAATTACCGTTCACCAAGGCGAGTCCAAGATCGTTGCATTCATGGTAGAAGCCAATCGCACGATCGAACCACGGATTAGAGATTTCAGCACCATCATCATTGATGAATTTGAGACTAGTCATAAGGACATCTGCCTCTGGTCTAGCTAACAACGCCTTTGCCGCGCGCTCCAACCGCGTTGGCTCGTAAACGTCATCGGAGTTCAGGATCGCAACCAGATCGCCGCTGGCGCGATGGATCCCGGCATTGATCGTATTGTGGGCCCCACGATTGGGGTGACTCCAGAAAATGATTTTCGGCCTTGCCTCGGCTACAGCCTCCACAAGAGCACCAGAACCATCCAAGGAACCGTCATCGATGACGATAATTTCCTTCGGAGGAAGGGTCTGATTTATGATGCTATAGAGCGCCGCAGTGATAAATTTTTCGTGATTGTACAATGGTATCACCACTGATATGGAAGGCAAAGGCATCAATGTCCTCGGCTCTATGGCGCGTGAGCGCGGGTCTAAATTTTTCTGCGTAACAGCATACCGTGCTGAGCACTCGTTGGCAAACACCGACTTGAACAACGGTTGATCATCCTAGCCCATCTTATTCGCGACGCGGCTGTTCGAAGGCTGGCGGGCGTAGCATAGAGCCTTGAAACGGCGTAGGCTTCGGTTGCTTACACCAGCCCGGCTATGAGGACGCCGACGATCTCGACGTCCTGCGCTCCGACCCGGCGTTCAAGCTCGTTTGCGGCAGGTTGCCCGAGACGGGCAGCGATTTGTGTTCGCAGCCGACACTGTCGCGCCTCGAGAACGCGCCCGCCCTCCGTAACGTGATCCGCCTGACCTATGCGCTCATCGATCAATGGATGGCGCCCTATGAAAAGCCGCCGTCCTCAGTCAGACTCGACATCGACGACACCTGCGACATCGCGCATGGCCATCAGCAATTGTCGCTGTTCAACGCCCATTACGACGAGCGCTGCTTTCTGCCGATCCATATCTACGACACCGAGAAGAGCCGCCCGTCGCCGTCGTGCTGCGCCCCTTGTCGAAGAAGGTCGAGGAGACGGCGGACGCTGTCCGCGCGAGCGCGCCCTCGACGACAAGGACGTCGTGCGCGGCTGTGCGGAGACGCGCCACAGGGCCAAATCATGAGACATGGAGCGCCGCGCGATCGCTCGCATCGAAGCGACGCGGCTCGCCCTCGACATCCGCTTCATCGTCACCAAGCTCCTGCACGGCGCGCCGGAGTGGCTCTACGAAGCCTCTATTGCGCGCGCGGACAGGCGGAGTACCTCATCAAGCTCCATAAGAGGCAGCTTTCCTCCGACAGACCTTCGTGCCGTTCGGCGCTCGCCAATCAGGTTCGCCTCGTCCTGCACACCGCCGCCTTTTGGCTGATGCTCGGCGTCCGCGACGCTATCCCTAAGCCGCGCGATCTGGCGAAAGCCGAGCTTTCGAACGTTGCGCCTGCGGCTGTTAAAGATCGCCGCCCGCGTGATCGAGACCGCGAGCGCGTGCGCCTTGCTTTCGCCGCCGCCAGTCCCGAGGCCGATCTCTTCTGTATCCCTGCCGGAGGCGCTGCTCATGGCTGGCGGGCCGTGAACGATGGGGCGTCATGCCCTTCTCATCCCTCCTATCCCTCCAACGCGTTCCAAAAGTGCGGTTCTCGAAGCGACCAAAAAGCCGAACGCCCCCGTGCGATCTGCGAGCCCAACAGCCCGACGACACAAAAATCGCGCCTTCATGAATAAGAGCGGTTAGCTATGAAACGAAGGTTGCCTTCCACGCCATGCGGGATTAATGAACATGCACAACTAGAATCTATCCCCTAAGTGCACGAGATCTCCTTATGAACCCCTTGGTAGAAGCTCTGGCTCTCCTAACACCGTTTGATATCGACCGCCGTAAGGTGAGGATTGGGCCAGAGACAGATGGCGGATATGTGTTCGTGGATCATATCGATCCATCCCAGACTATCCTGAGCTACGGAATCAGCTTCGAGTATCGTTTCGACGCGGAGATGGCCGCGCGAGGGCATCGTGTTTACATGTTTGACCATACTATCGATGGAATTAACGCCACCCACCCAAATATGCTCTATTATAAGGAGGGTGTTGCAGGTGTATCATCTCCTGAGCAATGTCTATACTCGATTGAAGATCATCTTGCCCGCTTCGGAATCGAGGGCGATCGGCTAATCCTCAAGATGGATGTTGAAGGAGCCGAGTGGGACGCGATCGGTATGACCCCCGATACTGTGCTCGCTCGATTCGAACAAATCGTAATCGAAGTTCATGGCGTCAATGCA
It contains:
- a CDS encoding glycosyltransferase gives rise to the protein MFKSVFANECSARYAVTQKNLDPRSRAIEPRTLMPLPSISVVIPLYNHEKFITAALYSIINQTLPPKEIIVIDDGSLDGSGALVEAVAEARPKIIFWSHPNRGAHNTINAGIHRASGDLVAILNSDDVYEPTRLERAAKALLARPEADVLMTSLKFINDDGAEISNPWFDRAIGFYHECNDLGLALVNGNFFMTTSNLVARRSLFSEVGYFADLRYAHDLDFFLRLVGHGKIIEYIDEKLLSYRLHGNNTISENHSKVKIEWAAAVAIYLHSRWSISVSPMRWNRSGHYLDILRKHELTELVLMFLAFFESNNVQTLERNTWQQDPSFMSALQAVKQ
- a CDS encoding transposase; amino-acid sequence: MRHGAPRDRSHRSDAARPRHPLHRHQAPARRAGVALRSLYCARGQAEYLIKLHKRQLSSDRPSCRSALANQVRLVLHTAAFWLMLGVRDAIPKPRDLAKAELSNVAPAAVKDRRPRDRDRERVRLAFAAASPEADLFCIPAGGAAHGWRAVNDGASCPSHPSYPSNAFQKCGSRSDQKAERPRAICEPNSPTTQKSRLHE